One window of Serinus canaria isolate serCan28SL12 chromosome 3, serCan2020, whole genome shotgun sequence genomic DNA carries:
- the LOC127059476 gene encoding zinc finger protein 239-like, whose amino-acid sequence METRGDKSLRQNLVEEAILRGSTVQESNREEKPQRSRTRNGCRSRGSEEEQPIPGWGGGRRCGQSLELGVHGQLYNEKSHNCSKCGKSFSKRSALICHWRIHTGERPYACEECGKSFSQMSHLSVHVRTHTGERPYECAECQKGFRRLSHLIVHLRSHTRERPYECDKCRKRFQSLTNLLLHQRIHTEERPFCCPDCGQGFRQNSHLITHQRIHTGEKPYECPECGKRFRHNSALTRHHKGKH is encoded by the coding sequence CGGTGCAAGAATCtaacagagaggaaaagcccCAGAGATCCCGCACAAGGAATGGCTGCAGATCACGGGGATCTGAGGAGGAACAACCCATTCCAGGCTGGGGAGGTGGCCGGAGATGCGGTCAGAGCTTGGAGCTGGGGGTCCATGGGCAGCTTTACAATGAGAAGTCCCACAACTGCTCgaaatgtgggaagagcttcagcaaGAGATCCGCCCTGATCTGCCACTGGAGAATCCACACTGGGGAACGGCCCTATGCGTGtgaggagtgtgggaagagcttcagccagaTGTCCCACCTAAGTGTCCACGTGAGGACCCACACCGGGGAGCGGCCCTACGAGTGCGCCGAGTGTCAGAAGGGATTCAGGAGGCTGTCCCACCTGATTGTGCACCTGAGGAGCCATACcagggagaggccctacgagtgtgacaaatgcaggaagaggtttcagaGTTTGACCAATCTCCTCCTGCACCAGCGCAttcacacagaggagaggcccttcTGCTGCCCCGACTGCGGGCAGGGCTTCAGGCAGAACTCCCACCTCATCACCCACCagcgcatccacactggggagaagcCCTACGAGTGTCCCGAGTGTGGGAAGAGGTTCAGGCACAACTCAGCCTTGACCAGGCACCACAAAGGGAAGCACTGA